A genomic stretch from Salarias fasciatus chromosome 10, fSalaFa1.1, whole genome shotgun sequence includes:
- the skp1 gene encoding S-phase kinase-associated protein 1 produces MPTIKLQSSDGEIFEVDVEIAKQSVTIKTMLEDLGMDDEGDDDPVPLPNVNAAILKKVIQWCTHHKDDPPPPEDDENKEKRTDDIPVWDQEFLKVDQGTLFELILAANYLDIKGLLDVTCKTVANMIKGKTPEEIRKTFNIKNDFTEEEEAQVRKENQWCEEK; encoded by the exons ATGCCCACAATAAAGCTCCAGAGCTCCGATGGGGAGATCTTCGAGGTGGATGTGGAGATAGCCAAACAGTCTGTCACCATTAAAACCATGTTAGAAG atttGGGGATGGACGACGAAGGCGACGACGACCCAGTTCCTCTCCCAAATGTGAATGCAGCCATCCTTAAGaag GTGATTCAGTGGTGCACCCATCACAAAGATGACCCCCCTCCTCCCGAGGACGATGAAAACAAGGAGAAGAGGACGGACGACATTCCTGTTTGGGACCAGGAGTTCCTCAAAGTGGACCAGGGCACCTTGTTCGAGCTCATTCTG gCCGCCAACTATTTGGATATCAAAGGCCTGTTAGACGTCACCTGCAAGACAGTGGCCAACATGATCAAAGGCAAAACCCCGGAGGAGATCAGAAAGACTTTCAACATCAAAAATGACttcacggaggaggaggaggcccag GTACGCAAAGAGAACCAGTGGTGCGAAGAGAAGTAA
- the ppp2cab gene encoding serine/threonine-protein phosphatase 2A catalytic subunit alpha isoform: MDEKAFTKEIDQWIEQLNECKQLSEGQVKTLCEKAKEILTKESNVQEVRCPVTVCGDVHGQFHDLMELFKIGGKSPDTNYLFMGDYVDRGYYSVETVTLLVALKVRFRERITILRGNHESRQITQVYGFYDECLRKYGNANVWKYFTDLFDYLPLTALVDSQIFCLHGGLSPSIDTLDHIRALDRLQEVPHEGPMCDLLWSDPDDRGGWGISPRGAGYTFGQDISETFNHANRLTLVSRAHQLVMEGYNWCHERNVVTIFSAPNYCYRCGNQAAIMELDDTLKYSFLQFDPAPRRGEPHVTRRTPDYFL, from the exons atggACGAAAAGGCGTTCACGAAAGAAATCGACCAGTGGATCGAGCAGCTCAACGAGTGCAAGCAGCTTTCCGAGGGCCAAGTGAAGACTCTGTGTGAAAAG GCCAAGGAGATCCTGACAAAAGAATCGAATGTGCAGGAGGTGAGATGTCCGGTGACCGTGTGCGGCGACGTGCACGGCCAGTTCCATGACCTCATGGAGCTCTTCAAGATCGGTGGGAAATCTCCAGACACAAACTATTTGTTCATGGGAGACTACGTGGACAGAGGGTACTACTCTGTGGAAACCGTCACTTTACTAGTAGCACTTAAG GTACGCTTCCGGGAGCGCATCACAATCCTCAGAGGAAACCACGAGAGCAGACAGATCACACAAGTGTACGGCTTCTATGACGAGTGCCTAAGGAAATATGGAAATGCCAACGTTTGGAAGTACTTCACAGACCTGTTCGATTACCTCCCCCTCACTGCCTTGGTAGACTCTCAG ATTTTCTGCCTTCATGGAGGCCTCTCGCCATCCATAGATACGTTGGACCACATAAGGGCTTTGGACCGTTTACAAGAAGTGCCACATGAG GGACCCATGTGCGACCTGCTCTGGTCGGACCCCGATGACCGCGGCGGCTGGGGCATCTCTCCCAGAGGGGCCGGCTACACCTTCGGTCAGGACATTTCTGAAACGTTCAACCACGCCAACCGACTCACACTGGTGTCTCGTGCCCACCAGCTGGTTATGGAG GGCTACAACTGGTGTCATGAGAGGAATGTGGTGACAATATTTAGTGCTCCCAACTACTGCTACCGCTGTGGCAACCAGGCAGCTATCATGGAATTAGACGACACCCTCAAATACTCATT tTTGCAGTTTGACCCGGCGCCTCGCAGAGGGGAGCCTCACGTCACTCGCCGCACCCCAGACTACTTCCTGTAA